One Euphorbia lathyris chromosome 1, ddEupLath1.1, whole genome shotgun sequence DNA segment encodes these proteins:
- the LOC136225482 gene encoding uncharacterized protein has protein sequence MFQFVTAQDHNLQESALLVFVQLAQFVEALNGNQEATAQEALEVLIELADLEEGTKHLATEFVITLAEARERAPGMMKKFPQFVQRLFVVLMKKQILWFLLLLRFCSRSWQLQSGRSITQLSLRWHR, from the exons ATGTTCCAATTCGTGACAGCGCAGGATCATAATCTACAAGAATCGGCCCTTTTGGTTTTCGTGCAATTGGCTCAGTTTGTAG AGGCATTGAATGGAAACCAGGAGGCAACAGCACAAGAAGCACTTGAAGTGTTGATTGAATTAGCAG ATTTAGAGGAAGGGACGAAGCATTTGGCTACAGAGTTTGTTATTACATTAGCTGAGGCCAGAGAGAGAGCGCCTGGGATGATGAAGAAGTTTCCACAATTTGTGCAAAGGTTGTTTGTGGTGTTAATGAAGAAGCAAATACTGTGGTTCCTGTTGCTTCTGAGATTTTGCAGCCGTTCTTGGCAGCTCCAGAGTGGGAGAAGCATCACGCAGCTCTCATTGCGCTGGCACAGATAG